Proteins found in one Etheostoma spectabile isolate EspeVRDwgs_2016 chromosome 14, UIUC_Espe_1.0, whole genome shotgun sequence genomic segment:
- the s100s gene encoding S100 calcium binding protein S isoform X1, translating to MPETMCVRLFRKAFPTLFSIFPSKPLKCKTHMSKEPSSNLESAMQMLIKTFHKYSGKEGDKYTLSRGELKELLLEELGTYLGGSKDNEAVEKVMNDLDANNDGEVDFTEFIILMGALTVACNDFFLDCKTDEKPKDGGSA from the exons ATGCCGGAGACAATGTGTGTAAGATTGTTTCGAAAAGCTTTTCCAACGCTATTCTCCATCTTTCCATCCAAACCTCTGAAATGTAAAACCCA CATGTCAAAGGAGCCCAGTTCCAACCTGGAGAGTGCAATGCAGATGCTCATAAAGACCTTCCACAAGTACTCTGGGAAGGAGGGCGACAAGTACACTCTGAGCAGAGGTGAACTGAAGGAGCTGCTACTAGAGGAGCTGGGGACCTATTTAGGG GGCTCCAAAGACAATGAAGCGGTTGAGAAGGTGATGAACGACTTGGACGCCAACAATGATGGGGAGGTGGACTTCACCGAGTTCATCATCCTGATGGGCGCTCTCACTGTCGCCTGCAACGATTTCTTCCTGGATTGCAAAACAGATGAGAAACCGAAAGATGGCGGGTCGGCATAG
- the s100s gene encoding S100 calcium binding protein S isoform X2 has product MPETIMSKEPSSNLESAMQMLIKTFHKYSGKEGDKYTLSRGELKELLLEELGTYLGGSKDNEAVEKVMNDLDANNDGEVDFTEFIILMGALTVACNDFFLDCKTDEKPKDGGSA; this is encoded by the exons ATGCCGGAGACAAT CATGTCAAAGGAGCCCAGTTCCAACCTGGAGAGTGCAATGCAGATGCTCATAAAGACCTTCCACAAGTACTCTGGGAAGGAGGGCGACAAGTACACTCTGAGCAGAGGTGAACTGAAGGAGCTGCTACTAGAGGAGCTGGGGACCTATTTAGGG GGCTCCAAAGACAATGAAGCGGTTGAGAAGGTGATGAACGACTTGGACGCCAACAATGATGGGGAGGTGGACTTCACCGAGTTCATCATCCTGATGGGCGCTCTCACTGTCGCCTGCAACGATTTCTTCCTGGATTGCAAAACAGATGAGAAACCGAAAGATGGCGGGTCGGCATAG
- the s100s gene encoding S100 calcium binding protein S isoform X3, translated as MSKEPSSNLESAMQMLIKTFHKYSGKEGDKYTLSRGELKELLLEELGTYLGGSKDNEAVEKVMNDLDANNDGEVDFTEFIILMGALTVACNDFFLDCKTDEKPKDGGSA; from the exons ATGTCAAAGGAGCCCAGTTCCAACCTGGAGAGTGCAATGCAGATGCTCATAAAGACCTTCCACAAGTACTCTGGGAAGGAGGGCGACAAGTACACTCTGAGCAGAGGTGAACTGAAGGAGCTGCTACTAGAGGAGCTGGGGACCTATTTAGGG GGCTCCAAAGACAATGAAGCGGTTGAGAAGGTGATGAACGACTTGGACGCCAACAATGATGGGGAGGTGGACTTCACCGAGTTCATCATCCTGATGGGCGCTCTCACTGTCGCCTGCAACGATTTCTTCCTGGATTGCAAAACAGATGAGAAACCGAAAGATGGCGGGTCGGCATAG